In Edaphobacter paludis, a single window of DNA contains:
- a CDS encoding carboxypeptidase regulatory-like domain-containing protein, with translation MRKTLASLVWMAVTTLAYGQLPSATINGRVADPQGASVSGAQVTVTNTAQGTSRQALTNAEGLYVFSSLDVGSYNLRVESSTFAATETHGIVLEAGKARTIDVEIYPAGAHSVVNVTADNQGVDLSQSMIQGQITSKTIANIPLNGRNFLELAYLVPGNRPAPTFDPTKTNTLEVSSAGSFGRGGNITVDGGDNNDEIVGGTLANFPADSVQEFQIATARFTAEVGRSGNSIINIVTKSGTNAFHGSLFMFERNRNLQALPATFDRSLPTPPFDREQYGASFDGPLRRDKAWLFSAFEYRDQNAALQTGARDFTNSQIQHTSAPAPLRDALWSTRYDQKLGASNSLMVRYSFNRSTDTGEATPSQSTPSFSAAERQNSLNRFNSIQAALTTVLSPTRVNDFSFHYDNFANEIPPFPQSSPVTNPQLDLTNELIFPSLADGANFNLPQATHLNRVQFRDAYSWALGKHSLRLGAEFQHYTAAGEINVFGSGTVILTTDFGFADLNGDGKVNDLDIPIAVALKSSAPVTPVPIPTVFNSYVAGYIQDDWRVVSRLTLNLGLRWEYDTNITGTSSEHGPCPNLTSLPSTPCTWMANILNLKKSPDTKDFSPRLGFAYDPFGGGKTVLRGGYGIYYDRIILEAASKELVQNNRALTVTQYAGSACISPYVPGPPSLGACFAPLSSFAPGTPSLAAPFSGPHQTGGVGMQATGPDAHHPIVQQFSLGLQQQFGNNWILSADGLHVFARRQLNGHFLRTDDSTSPYVSCPGSNAPCLITDPVTGISDSITILESKAKSWYDGFIFSFQHRSAKLGPIGYQYNISYTLSKTLDYSNDDQLTNGNANEQVNLVEGINQPQLEKGYAVTDERSRITLYGEAQLPWRVSLAPIYTFGSGVPADTFLPGTGSINGASGSRLPLLSRNSIGRQIKNSNQLNAVIDKWNALPACPAAYPCLAGGTLQHVPANINFYSPFSSLDLRLKKDFLFKDRVTLSLIGETFNVFNETNIRGTSNNNYSGRNIAIGPYQAAQNGQPTQSVQSNFYSAVTTAGGFFGSGGPRAFQFAARLAF, from the coding sequence ATGCGTAAAACCCTTGCATCACTTGTCTGGATGGCAGTGACCACACTGGCCTATGGACAGCTTCCCAGCGCCACAATCAATGGCAGAGTTGCTGACCCTCAGGGCGCCAGTGTCTCAGGCGCACAAGTCACTGTCACCAACACGGCCCAAGGCACTTCGCGGCAGGCGCTGACAAACGCAGAAGGCTTGTATGTCTTCTCGTCGCTCGATGTCGGTAGCTATAACTTGCGTGTCGAAAGTTCCACCTTCGCGGCAACCGAAACGCACGGCATTGTCCTTGAAGCTGGCAAAGCGCGGACCATTGACGTGGAAATCTACCCCGCAGGCGCCCACTCGGTGGTAAATGTGACTGCCGACAATCAAGGTGTCGATTTATCGCAGTCCATGATCCAGGGCCAGATCACTTCGAAGACCATAGCGAACATTCCGCTCAACGGCCGAAACTTCCTCGAACTCGCCTACCTTGTGCCGGGCAATCGTCCCGCTCCCACTTTCGATCCCACCAAGACCAACACGCTCGAAGTAAGCTCCGCGGGTAGCTTCGGTCGAGGCGGAAATATTACGGTGGATGGCGGGGACAACAACGACGAGATCGTCGGAGGAACTCTCGCCAACTTTCCCGCCGACTCCGTTCAGGAGTTTCAGATTGCCACCGCGAGATTCACGGCTGAAGTCGGACGTTCCGGCAACAGCATCATCAATATCGTCACCAAATCAGGAACAAATGCGTTTCACGGATCGCTCTTCATGTTTGAACGCAACCGAAACCTGCAGGCACTGCCGGCAACCTTCGACCGCTCTCTCCCCACCCCACCCTTCGATCGCGAGCAATACGGCGCATCGTTCGATGGCCCGCTGCGCCGAGACAAAGCGTGGCTCTTCAGTGCATTTGAATATCGGGATCAGAATGCGGCGCTCCAGACGGGCGCACGCGATTTCACGAATTCACAGATCCAACATACGTCTGCACCTGCTCCGCTACGCGATGCCCTCTGGTCTACCCGTTACGACCAGAAGCTCGGTGCAAGCAACAGCCTTATGGTGCGGTACTCTTTCAATCGTTCGACCGACACCGGTGAGGCCACGCCCTCGCAGTCCACCCCTTCCTTCAGCGCCGCGGAGCGGCAGAATTCGCTCAACCGCTTCAACTCCATTCAGGCCGCTCTCACCACAGTTCTCTCTCCTACGCGCGTCAACGACTTCTCCTTCCACTATGACAACTTTGCCAACGAGATTCCTCCCTTCCCGCAGAGTTCACCTGTTACCAACCCGCAACTAGACCTTACCAATGAACTCATCTTCCCCAGTCTCGCGGATGGCGCCAACTTCAATCTTCCCCAGGCCACGCATCTCAACCGCGTCCAGTTCCGTGACGCTTACTCCTGGGCTCTTGGCAAGCATTCCCTGCGACTGGGAGCGGAGTTTCAACACTATACTGCAGCTGGTGAGATCAATGTCTTCGGTTCAGGCACTGTCATTCTTACCACTGACTTCGGTTTCGCCGATCTCAACGGAGACGGCAAGGTCAACGATCTCGACATCCCCATCGCGGTTGCTCTTAAGAGCAGCGCTCCCGTCACGCCCGTGCCCATCCCCACTGTCTTCAATAGTTATGTGGCAGGTTATATACAAGACGACTGGCGTGTCGTTTCCCGTTTGACGCTGAATCTGGGACTTCGTTGGGAATACGATACGAACATCACCGGCACCTCCAGCGAACATGGACCGTGCCCAAACCTCACATCGTTGCCCTCAACGCCATGCACCTGGATGGCGAACATCCTCAACCTCAAGAAATCTCCCGATACCAAAGACTTCAGTCCACGCCTCGGCTTTGCCTATGATCCCTTCGGTGGCGGTAAGACTGTTCTCCGCGGAGGTTACGGGATCTACTACGACCGCATTATTCTCGAAGCTGCCTCGAAAGAACTGGTGCAGAATAATCGCGCGCTGACGGTAACCCAATATGCCGGCTCCGCCTGCATCTCGCCTTATGTACCCGGGCCTCCAAGCCTCGGAGCCTGCTTCGCGCCGTTATCCAGCTTCGCTCCCGGCACCCCCAGCCTGGCCGCTCCCTTTAGCGGACCGCATCAGACCGGCGGTGTCGGCATGCAGGCCACCGGGCCTGACGCCCACCATCCTATCGTCCAGCAGTTCTCCCTGGGTCTGCAGCAACAATTCGGCAACAATTGGATCCTGTCCGCCGACGGCCTGCACGTCTTCGCGCGCCGTCAGTTGAACGGGCATTTTCTTCGCACAGACGATTCGACATCGCCCTACGTCTCCTGCCCTGGCAGCAACGCTCCCTGTCTGATCACCGACCCCGTTACCGGCATCTCTGACAGCATTACGATTCTGGAGTCGAAGGCGAAGTCCTGGTATGACGGGTTCATCTTCAGTTTCCAGCACCGTAGCGCAAAGCTGGGCCCCATCGGCTATCAATACAACATCAGCTACACCCTCTCGAAGACGCTGGACTACTCCAACGACGATCAACTCACTAACGGTAACGCCAATGAGCAGGTCAACCTGGTGGAGGGAATCAACCAGCCTCAGCTTGAAAAGGGATACGCCGTTACCGATGAGCGCAGCCGGATTACTCTCTACGGAGAGGCGCAGCTTCCCTGGCGTGTCTCGCTGGCGCCCATCTATACCTTTGGCTCGGGCGTTCCGGCCGATACCTTCCTTCCCGGCACTGGCTCCATCAATGGCGCAAGCGGTTCGCGTCTGCCACTGCTTTCCCGCAACTCGATTGGCCGACAGATCAAGAACAGCAATCAGCTCAACGCCGTTATCGACAAGTGGAACGCTCTTCCTGCCTGTCCGGCGGCATATCCGTGCCTGGCCGGCGGAACTCTCCAGCATGTGCCTGCCAATATCAACTTTTACAGCCCATTCAGTTCGCTCGACCTTCGCTTGAAGAAGGACTTCCTTTTCAAAGACCGTGTAACTCTGAGCTTAATTGGAGAGACATTCAACGTCTTCAACGAGACCAATATTCGCGGCACCAGCAACAACAACTACTCGGGAAGAAACATCGCCATCGGCCCTTATCAGGCGGCACAGAACGGCCAGCCGACACAGAGCGTCCAGAGCAACTTCTACTCTGCCGTAACCACCGCTGGAGGCTTCTTCGGTTCAGGCGGCCCAAGGGCCTTTCAGTTTGCCGCGCGGCTGGCTTTTTAA
- a CDS encoding peroxidase-related enzyme: MSTLETALADIPYQSAPTLAVVEEDVATGAVARVYADYRTRFGREHVPGILKCFATHPPLLEQMLAIASDLLFVEGHLPRRTKEMIATYVSALNACPYCLDSHASFLHQQGGSERLLLALFTGDLTSPSLTVNERGLLNFVAKVTDESYKISRADIASLQDAGWREPQIAETVHITALFSCFNRVANTFGLASQQLFDVDLSQARTEENL; this comes from the coding sequence TTGAGCACGCTAGAAACCGCTCTCGCCGATATCCCGTATCAATCCGCTCCTACTCTTGCCGTCGTAGAAGAAGACGTTGCAACCGGCGCCGTGGCCAGGGTCTACGCCGACTATCGCACTCGCTTCGGGCGTGAGCACGTCCCCGGCATTTTGAAATGCTTCGCCACTCACCCGCCGTTGCTGGAACAGATGCTGGCAATCGCCTCCGATCTTCTCTTTGTCGAGGGGCACCTCCCCCGCAGGACGAAAGAGATGATCGCGACGTACGTCTCCGCGCTTAACGCCTGCCCCTACTGTCTCGACAGCCATGCCTCGTTCCTGCATCAGCAGGGAGGCAGCGAGCGGCTCCTGCTAGCACTCTTCACCGGAGATCTAACCAGTCCCTCCCTCACCGTCAACGAGCGCGGTCTTTTGAACTTCGTCGCCAAAGTGACCGACGAGTCCTACAAAATTTCCCGGGCCGATATCGCATCGTTGCAGGATGCCGGATGGCGTGAGCCTCAGATCGCCGAGACGGTTCACATTACGGCGCTGTTCTCTTGTTTCAACCGCGTAGCCAATACCTTCGGCCTGGCATCGCAACAACTCTTCGATGTCGATCTAAGCCAGGCCCGCACAGAGGAGAACCTATGA